The genomic stretch TGGAACCGCCCCGAGGAAACCCAAAAGTCCCTCAAGGACGGCTGGCTCTTCACCGGCGACATGGCCCGAATGGACGAAGACGGCTACTTCTACATCGTGGACCGCAAAAAGGACATGATCATCGCCGGCGGCTACAACATCTACCCCCGCGAGGTGGAAGAGGTCCTCTACCAGCACGAAGCCGTCCAGGAAGCCGCCGTGGTGGGCGTACCCGACCCCTACCGCGGGGAAACCGTGGCCGCCTTCCTCGTCCTCAAGGAGGAGTATAAGGGCAAGGTCACGGAGAAAGACATCGAGGCCTTCTGCCGGGAAAACCTCGCCGCCTACAAGGTCCCCCGCATCATCCAGTTCCGGGATAGCCTGCCCAAGACCAGCGTGGGGAAGATCCTCAGGCGGGAGCTTCGCGAGGAGTTTGCCAAAAGGCAGCCTTAGGCCCGCGCCCGGGCCACCGCTTCCCGGAAAGCCTCCACCGCCCGGTCCACCTCGGCCTCGGTGGTGTAGCGGCCCAGGGAGAAGCGCAAGGAGGCCCGGGCCTCCTTGGGCGAGCGGCCAATGGCCAGGAGGACATGGGAGGGCTCGAGGCTCCCCGCAGAACACGCCGAGCCCGAGGAGACCGCCACCCCGAGGAGGTCCATGGCGAGAAGCAGGGCCTCCCCATCCGCTCCCTTCACCGTCACGTTAACCAGCTTGGGAAGGCGGCGGTCGGGGTGGCCGTTGAGCTCCACCCCTTCCAGGGAAAGCAGGCCCGCCTCGAGGCGCCTCCGCAAGGCCAGAAGCCGGGCGGACTCCTCGGGCAAAAGCCTTAGGGCCTTCTCCAGGGCCACCGCCATCCCCTGGGCCAAAAGGGGGCTTTGCGTCCCCCCCCGCCTTCCCCCCTCCTGCTTGCCCGGCACCAAGGGAACCAGATCCACCCCTTGCCGCACCACCAAGGCCCCGATCCCCTTAGGGCCATAGAACTTGTGGGCGCTCAAGGAGACCAGGTCCGCTCCCACCTCGTCCACCCGGAAGGGCACCTGTCCCACGGCCTGCACGGCATCGGTGTGGAAGAGGACCCCGTGGGCGTGGGCGATCCTGGCCATCTCCCGGATGGGGTAGAGGGTGCCAAGCTCGTTGTTGGCGGCCATGACGCTCACCAAGATGGTGTCGGGCCTGAGGGCCTCCTCCACCTGCTCGGGGTGGACCAAACCAAAGCGATCGGGCTTGAGCCGGGTCACGGAAAAGCCCAGGCGCTCAAGAAGCCGCAAAGCCCCCAAAACCGCGGAGTGCTCCACCTCCGTGCTCACCACATGCCCCTTCCCCTTGGCCAGGGCCACCCCCAGGAGGGCCAGGGCATCCGCCTCAGAACCCGAACCGGTAAAGACCACCTCCCGGGGGCGCACCCCCAGGAGGCCGGCAATCCGCTCCCGGGCCCCTTCCAGCACCCGCCGGGCCTCCTGGCCAAAGCGGTGGATGCTGCCAGGGTTACCAAAAATCCCCTCCACCCGGCGCATGGCCTCCTGGACCTCGAGGTCCAGGGGCGTGGTGGCCGCGTAATCCAGATAGATCCGCAAGGTGTCCTCCTCCTAGCCCAGCCCCACGCCCACGGCACGCCCCCCTTAGGGCGGCCACCAGGGCTAGGCCGAAGCCACCTGGGGCCTAACCCGTGGGCTGGAGCTGGATGAGGCGCTTGGCCTCAATGAGCTTCCGCTCCTCAATGAGGTCTTTCAGGGTGGTTCCCCCTAAGACCTGGCGCATGGCCAGGTCCACCCGCTTCCAAAGGAGTTCCGTGGAGCACTGCCCCACCTTGGCGCAGGCTTCGGGGTCCTCAATGCAGGACACGGGCGCCAGGCTTCCCTCCAAGGACTCCACCACCTCCAGGGCCGTCACCTTTTCGGGCGGACGGGCCAGGCGGTACCCCCCCTTGGCCCCCCGCACGGAGCGGATGAACCCCGAGCGCCTGAGCTGGGCGGCGATCTGCTCCAGGTAGTGCTGGCTGATGCCCTGGGCCTCGGCCACCTCCTTGAGGGGCACCGCCTCGGGAGCCCTGAGGCCGATCTCCACCAGGGCCCTGAGGCCGTACTGGGCCTTCGTGGACACCCACATGTCCCCAGTATACCGCAAAGGCCTTATTTCCTTCCGGAAAATACGGTTTTCACAAAAGCCAGGCCGAACAAGGCCGCCTGCAACAGCACGATGCTGGCCCCGCTGGGCCAGTCCAGGAGGAAGGAAAGATAGAGCCCCACCACCGTGGACAGGGCCGAAAGCGCCAGGGAGACGAGGGTAAGCCGGGCAAAGGTGGGGCTTAGGAGCCTGGCCGCCGCCCCGGGGATCACCAGAAAGGCCGCCACCAGAATGATCCCCACCACCTTCACCGCCAGCACCAGGCTCACGGCCAGGAAGCCGGAGAGGAGGTAGTCGTGGAAGACCACCGGTACCCGGTCGGAAAGGGCCAGCTCCCGGTCAAAGGTGGCGTAGGCCAGGGGCCCCCAAAGGGGCAGGAGGAGAAGGGCCAAAAGCAGGAGGAGGGCCATGGCCCAAAAGTCCGCCGGCCCCACGGCCAAAAGGGAGCCAAAGAGGTAGCCCATGGCGTCCCCCACGTACCCCCGGGCCTGGGAGAGGAAGACGGCCCCCAGGGCCACGGAGAGGGCGAAGAAAACCCCGATGGCGGTGTCCTCGGAAAGCTCGGTCTTCTCCTTCACGAAGGTGATGGCCATGGCCACCAAGAAGGTGAAGGGCAGGGCAAACCAAAGGGGCTCCCCCCTTAGGAAAAGCCCCAAGGCCACCCCGGCGAAGGCGGCATGGGCCAGCCCATCCCCCAGGAAGGAAAGCCTGCGTTGCACCACGAAGGGGGAAAGGAATCCGGAAAGAAGGCTTACCAGAAGCCCTGCCAAGAGGGCCCGCTGGAAAAAGGGGTAGCCTAAGGCCTCAAGCATGCCCACCCCCCAGGTATAGCCCGTGGGCATGGCCCAGGTGGCCGAAGGCCTGGCGCAGGCACTCCTCGCTGAGGGCCCTTTCCGGGGGACCGAAGCCCACCACCCTCCGGTTCATCACCAGGACGTGGCTGGCGTGGTGGGCCGCCTCCCAGTCGTGGGTGATCATGAGCACCGTGGCCCCTGACTCCTCCTGGTAGGCCTCCAGGTACCGGTACAGGTCCACCTCCCCCACCCGGTCCACCCCGGTGGCAGGCTCGTCCAGAAGGAGGATTTTAGGCTTACGGATCAGGGCCCGGGCCAGATAGACCCGCTGGAGCTGCCCCCCGGAAAGCCGGCCTAGGGGGCGGAAGGCCAAATCCTGGGCTCCCACCCGCCTCAAGGCCGCCAGGGCCTCCTCCTTATCCCCTGGGGAAAGGCGAAAGGGCCAGCGCCGCCTTAGCCCCGTGGCCACCAGCTCCAGGGAAAGGGCAGGGAAGGAGCGGTCAAAGGTCTTGATCTGGGGCACGTAGCCGAACCACAGGGGATCGGTTTCCGCCAGGGGGCGCCCCAGGACCCGAACCTCACCCCGGAAAGGCACCAGGCCCAGGATGGCCTTTAAAAGGGTGCTCTTCCCCGCCCCGTTGGGGCCCACGATGGCCACGAAGGCCCCCTCTGGCACCTTCAGGCTGACACCCTCCAGGGCCTGGAACTCCCCGAAGCGCACGGACAGGTGGTGGACCTCGAGGGCCAACACACAAGAACGCTAATCCATTTTCAACAAACCCGTCAAGCCCGGGGGTAGCCCCCTAAGGCCGGGTAGGACCCTCACCCTGCCATTGCCGGGGCGGTATCAGAAGCTATGCTCCTCGTCGGGGAAAACCCCCTCCCGCACCTCCTGGACAAATCGGGATAGGGCCTCTTGGAAAAGCCTTCCCCCCTCCAGGTACCGCTTCACGAACCGGGGCTTGAACTCCCCATAAAGCCCCACCACGTCGTGAAAGACCAGGACCTGGGCGTCCGTATAAGGCCCGGCCCCAATGCCGATGGTGTGGACGGATAGCCTCTCCGTGACCTCCTTGGCCAGGCCCGTGGGCACCATCTCCAGCACCACCCCATAGGCCCCCGCCTCCTCCAGGGCCAAGGCCCCTTTGAGGATGCGCTCGGCCTCCTCAGGACGCTTCCCCTGAAGCTTGTAGCCCCCAAGCTGGCTTGCCGTCTGGGGGGTAAGGCCCACGTGGCCCAGGACCGGCACCCCCGCCCGGGTGAGCCCCAGGACGATCTCCGCCACCTCCTCCCCGCCCTCCAGCTTCACCGCATCCGCCCCACCTTCTTTCATAAGCCTTTCCGCGGAAGCCAGCGCCCGGTCCAAGGTGGCGTAGGAAAGATAGGGTAGGTCCGCCACCAAAAAGGTATCCGGGGCGCCCCGCCGGGCCGCCTTGGTGTGGTGGAGCATCTCCTCCAGGGTGACGGGAACCGTGGAGGGGTAGCCCAGCACCACCATGCCCAGGGAATCCCCCACCAGGATGGCGTCCACCCCCGCGCTTGCCGCTAGGCGGGCCGTGGGGTAGTCGTAGGCGGTGAGGTAGACGAGCCTTTGGCCCTTCGCATGGCGAAAGTCTTTTACCGTCCGGCGCACGGGAAGAGGCTATCATGAAAGGGCGTGGACGTGCACCCGGACCTCGCCCTAAGGCCCAAGACCCTGGACGAGTACATCGGCCAGGAGAGGTTGAAGAAGAAACTAAGGGTCTACCTCGAGGCCGCCAAGGCCCGGGGCGAACCCCTGGAGCACCTTCTCCTCTTCGGGCCCCCTGGCCTCGGCAAGACCACCCTGGCCCACGTGATCGCCCACGAGCTGGGGGTAAACCTGCGCGTCACCTCGGGGCCCGCCATTGAGAAGCCCGGGGATCTGGCCGCCATCCTGGCCAACTCCCTGGAGGAAGGGGACATCCTCTTCATCGACGAGATCCACCGCTTGAGCCGACAGGCGGAGGAACACCTTTACCCGGCCATGGAGGACTTCAAGATGGACATCGTCATCGGCCAGGGGCCTGCGGCCCGCACCATCCGCCTGGAGCTTCCCCGCTTCACCTTGATCGGGGCCACCACCCGCCCGGGCCTCATCACCGCCCCCTTGAGGAGCCGGTTCGGCATCGTGGAGCACCTAGAGTACTACTCCTTGGAGGAGCTTTCCGAGGGGGTTAGGCGGGATGCGAGGCTCTTGGGGATCGCCATCACTGAGGAAGCCGCTCTGGAGATCGCCAAAAGGAGCCGGGGGACCATGCGGGTGGCCAAACGGCTTTTCCGACGGGTGCGGGACTTCGCCCAGGTGGCGGGGGAGGAAACCATCACCCGGGAACGGGCCTTGGAAGCCTTAAATGCCTTGGGACTGGACGAGCTGGGCCTGGAGAAGCGGGACCGGGAGATCCTGGAAACCCTGATCCTTCGCTTCGGCGGCGGCCCGGTGGGTCTGCAAACCCTGGCCACCGCCATCTCCGAGGATCCAGGCACCCTGGAAGAAGTCCATGAACCGTACCTCATCCAGCAGGGCCTCCTGAAGCGCACCCCCCGGGGAAGGGTGGCCACGGAACGGGCCTACCGCCACCTGGGCTACCCCCCTCCCGTGGAACCCCTCCTTTAGGCCATGGTAAGGGCTACCCTGGAGGAACTGGACCTAGCGGAACTTCTGAAGGTCCTGGCCGACCACCGTAAAAGCGCCGCGGTCACCTTCCGGGGGCGCCTCTATGGCCGGATCCATCTCCTTCACGGGCGCATCCTATACGCCCGCACCGAACCGGGACCCCACCTGGGGGAGTACCTGGTGCGCCTTGGCCACCTTTCTCTGGATGAGGTTCAAGAACTGGTGGAGCGCCAGGGGCGGGAAAACCCGGGAACCCCCTTGGGGGCCTTAGCCCTGGAACTGGGCCTCATCGAGGAGGAGGAGCTTAAGGAGGCCCTCGAGGCCCAGGTCCTCGAGGCCCTGGCCACCCTCCTGGGGGAGAAGGAGGGGGAGATCCTGGCCGAGCCCCTTGGGGAAGGAAGCCAGGTGGCCCTTCCCCAGACCCTGGAAACCAAGGCTACCCTTCTGGAAGCAGCCCGGCGCCTGGACGAGTGGCGCCAGGGCCAGGTGGATCCCCACGAGGTCTTCCACCTGGTGGAGGACCCCACCCGCCATCCCCTGAGCCCGGAGGCCTGGGCGGTGCTGGAACTCCTGGACGGGGTGCGCCGGGCGCGAAGCGTGGCCTTGCTTTCCGGCCTCCCGGAGGAGCAGGTTTACCACATCCTCTTTGAGCTGAAAAGCCGGGGGCTGATCCGCCCTTCCACCCTGCTGGCGGACGACCCCCTGGTCCTGGTGTTGGCGGAAAGCGGGGTGGTGAGGCGGCTCCTCCTCTACCTCCTGGAGGCCCACCGCTACCGGGTGCAGCTCCCCTTGGACCTGGAGATGGCCCTCCGCCTTCTCAAAGAGAGGCCCAAGGCCATCATCCTCCAAGGGGAAAGGGCCTTGGAAACAGCCCGAAGGCTTAGGGGCCACCCCGAGGGCAAGCTGGCCTCCTTGTACCTGGTGAGCGAAACCCCGCCGGGGCTTCTCTTCCGCCCCCTTAGGGTCCTGCACCTTCCCAAACCCCTAAAGGCCCAGGAGGTGCTGAAGGCCCTGGCCCCCTTAAGGCGCGGGGGAAGCTAGTTGGGCCGCCTCCCTTCCCGGAGAATGGCCTCCGCCCGCTCCCGGTAGGCCAGGAGGGCCTGGTGCCACTCGTCGGTGGGGTGGACGTGGGGCAGGACCGCCTGGGTGCGGGCCAGGATCTCCTCGGGGGAGCGGTAGCCCAGCTGGGCCAGGGTGTCCACCACCATCTCCTGCGCCCCCACCCACTCCCGGCTTCCCTCCTCAGAAAGCTCCGCCGCCTTCCGGTAATGGGCCAGGGCCTCCTCCAGGTGCATGAGGTCGTAGGCGATATGGCCCAGGATCAGCTCCCCCGCCGCCTCCGCCCCCTGGTGCATGGCCCTTTGGGCCATCCCCTCCGCCTCCTGGTACCGCCCCTGGCGGTACAGGGCCTCGGCCAGGTCGGCAAGAGCCTGGGCCTGGTAGGGGTAGCCCTCTTCCCGCAAAAGGGCCTCCAGGTACTCCTCCGCCTCCAGGTAGGCCCCGTGGTCCAGGGCCGCCACCCCCATCTCGTGGAGGACATACCCCCTTTCCACCCCCTCCGCCCGGGCCAAGGCCTCCCGGAAGGCGGCCATGCCCTCGGCGTAGCGGCCAAGGCGAAGGAGAATCTGCCCCTCCAGGAGGGGGGTGCCGTAGGCCTTGTGGCCGCTTTCCTCCTCCCGTCGCAAAGCCTCCCGTACCTCCTCCAAAGCCCGGTTGGGGTTATCCAGGAGGAGGTGGGCCCGGGCCAGGAGGTAGTGGCGCGTGGCGGCATCCTCGAGGGGTTCCTCCCCCACAGCCCCCGAGGCCTCCTCCAGGGCCAGGAGGGCCCTTTCCCCCTCTCCCGCCTCCACCCACATGGCGGCGGCATCCAAAAGGAGCCAGTAACGCTCCAGGCCCAAGGCCAGCTCCGCTCCCCTCTCGTAGGCCAAGGCGGCTTCCGGATAGCGGCCAAGCCGCTCCAAGGCCCTTCCCTTAAGCCCCTCCGCCCGCCAGGCCAAAAAGGCGGGAAGCCCTTCCCTAAGGGTCCTTAGCACCTCCTCAAACCGGCCCAGGTAGAAGAGGGCCTGGGCCTGGTGGTACCGGGCCCGGGGGTCCTCCGTGGGGAGGAACAGGGCCCGCACCTCCCCCTCCCCCCGGCCCTCGAGGGCCAGAAGCTCCCCCAAAAGGGCCCGGTAGAGGGGATCGTACTCCAGCCCCCCAAGCTCGTAGGCCTCCTCCAGGGCCCGGTGGGCCTTTTCCCGCCCCTCCTCCCCGTAGAGGCTGTGAACCTCCGCCAGGAGGAGAAGGGCCTCTTTGGCCTCCTCCTTGGAGCCGAAAAGGGCCTTGCGGGTGAGGCGCTCAATGGCGGTATCGTAATCCCCGTGGTGCAGGGCCTCGAGGACCCCCCTCATCGCCGCTAGAGGATACCACAGCCTTCAGTCCTCTCACCCAAAAGGCGCTACCATAGGGCCAGGGAGGTAGACCTTGCCGCAGCGGATCAACCCTTTCACCCTGATCTTTTTGCTCCTTCTAGGCTATCTGGCCTATACCGCCTTCACCGGCCCTCCAGCCCCCACCCTTTCCTACACCGAGTTTCGCAAGCTGGTACGGGAAGGCAGGGTGGCCGAGGTGGTCCTGGAGGAAACCCGCATCCTGGGCACCCTTAAGGAGCCGGAACGCTTCCCCACCCCCCAAGGGGGGAGCCAGGTGGCCAGGCGCTTCGCCGTGCCCCTGCCCCCCGCCCAAGTGGCCGACCCCGAGCTTCTTCGCTTTTTGGAGGAAAACGGGGTCAAGATCGTCACCAAACCCCCCTCCTTCTGGCCCCAGTTCCTCCTCTACCTGGGCCCCACGGTCCTCCTCATCCTCTTTTTCTGGTTTTTCTTCATGCGGGCCCAAGGCGGGGCCGGCCAGGTGATGCAGTTCGGGCAGAGCCGGGCCAAGCTTTACGGGAAGGAAAAGCAGGTCAACACCACCTTCAAGGACGTGGCCGGCCACGAGGAGGCCAAGCGGGAACTCATGGAGGTGGTGGATTTCCTGAAGCATCCCAAAAAATACCTGGAGCTGGGGGCGGAGATCCCCAAAGGCGTCCTCCTGGTAGGCCCCCCGGGTACCGGCAAGACCCTCCTCGCCCGGGCGGTGGCAGGGGAGGCCGGAGTGCCCTTCTTCTCCGTTTCCGCCAGCGAGTTCATGGAGATGTTCGTGGGCGTGGGGGCAAGCCGGGTACGAAGCCTCTTTGAGGATGCCCGCAGGAACGCCCCCAGCATCATCTTCATCGACGAGCTGGACTCCATCGGCCGCAAGCGGGGAGCGGGCATAGGTGGCGGCCACGACGAGCGGGAACAGACCCTAAACCAGATCCTTTCCGAGATGGATGGCTTTGAGAAGGACACCTCCGTGATCGTCCTGGCCGCCACCAACCGTCCGGATATCCTGGACCCCGCCCTCCTGCGCCCCGGGCGCTTTGACCGGCAGGTGGTGGTGGGCCTTCCCGCCCTGGAGGAGCGCCGGGACGTCCTCCTGGTCCACATGCGGGGCAAACCCATCGCCGAGGAGGTGGACGCCCTGGAGTTGGCCCACCTCACCCCGGGATTTTCGGGGGCCGACCTCAAGAACCTGGTGAACGAGGCAGCCCTGCTGGCGGCCCGGGACGGCGCTAGGCAAATCCGCAAGGAGCACTTCCTCAAGGCCCTGGACAAGATCGTCTTGGGCCTGGAGCGGCCCGCCCTAAAGCTTTCCGAGGAGGAGAAAAGGGCCGTGGCCTACCACGAGGCGGGGCATGCGGTGGTGGGGGAGGTTCTGCCCCACGCCGACAAAACCGAGAAGGTCTCCATCGTCCCCCGGGGCATGGCCTTGGGCGCCCGCTGGAGCAAGCCGGAGGAAAGGGTCTTGGTCTCCAAGGACCACCTCATGGACGAGCTGGCCGTCCTCATGGCGGGCCGGGTGGCGGAGGAGCTTTTCACCGGCACCGTGACCACCGGAGCCCAGGACGACTTCAAGCGGGCCACCCAGATCGCCAAGCGCATGGTCTTGGACTGGGGCATGGGGGAGCACTTCCGGAACATCGCCTGGGGTTCGGACTCGGGCCCCATCTTCCTGGGAGAGGAGATCGCCAAGAAAAAGGACCACTCCGAGGAAACCGCCCGCCTCATTGACCAGGACATCCGCAAAATCCTAGACGAGGCCTACGCTAAAGCCCGCCAGGTCCTCATGGAGCACGCCCCCGCCATGCATAGGATCGCCGAGGAACTTCTCCGGGAGGAAACCATCCCCGGGGAGCGGGTGCGGGCCATCCTTAAGGAAACGCAGGCGGTGCAGAAGGCCTCGGAGGAAGGCGCCTAGCAAAGGGCAGGAAGGGCCCTTCTGGCCTCGGAAAGAAGGGCCTCCCTTGTAGGCTCATCCCATCCCAGGAGGGGGGCCATGAGGTCCACCACCCGGGGCAGGGCCTCCTCCGCCTTTTTGCGGTCCAGAAGGGCCAGGCCCAGCCTGCGGGCCAGCACGTCCAAAGGCCTTTGCGCTAGCTCCTCCCTTACGGCATAGACCACCTCCCCCTCCAGGTAGGGAAGCCCAGGGAGGAGGGGCCGATCCCCCAGGGCCACCACCTCCCCCGCCAGGGTGCCGTAGTGGCCATAGAGGTGCGCCGCCACCTCCTCCGGCACGGGCAGGAAAGGCCTGGGCCCCGCCCCAAGGAGGGGGGTGCGCTGGCTTGGGGAGGGGGGAAGGTGGAGGGAGAGGTCCTTGGCCAGGCGTTCCACTAGGTCCAAGGCCATGAGGCGGAAGGTGGTCCACTTGCCCCCGGTGAGGGTGTAAAGCCCCTTTTCCTCCACGATGAGGTGGTCCCGCACCAGCCTTTTGGTCTCCCCTTTCCCCACCAGGGGCCTGAGGCCCGCCCAGGCGGCCAGGACCCTGTCCGATAGGTCCCCCAGGTAGGGCCGGATCTCCTCCAGGAGGTAGGCCACCTCCTCCTCCCGGGGAAGAGGGCAGGCCCTGGCCTCGGCGGGGAGGTCGGTGGTGCCCAGAAGGGCCCGGCCCTGCCAGGGCAGGAGAAAGAGGACCCGGCCATCCCGCGTCCTGGGGAGGAGGAGGCCTGCCTTTAAGGGGTAGTCCAGGACCAGGTGGGCCCCGCTGGAGGGGGTGAGGAGGGGGGGAAGGTGGGGATCCAACAGGCGGCGCACCCGGTCCGCCTGGGGCCCGGTGGCGTTCACCACCGCCTGGGCCCAGACCTCCACCTCCTTGCCCGTAAGGCGGTCCTTCACCACCGCGCCCCGCACCCTCCCCTCCCTCAGAAGAAAGCCTGCGGCCTCCGCGTAGTTGAGGGCCACCGCCTTCCGGCTTAGGGCGGAGAGGATAAGGGCCAGGTTCAGGCGATGGTCGGCGAACTGGCCATCCCCGTAGAGGATGCCCCCCAAGGTGGGGGGGAGGTCGGGGAAAAGGACCCTCACCTCCTTGGGGGAAGCGTAGCGGCTTGGGGCAAGGCGTCTTGCCCCCGCCAGGAGGTCGTAGAGCTTGAGGCCCACCCAGTAGTAAGGCACCTCCAAGGGGCGGAAGAGGGGGGTGAGGAGGGTCAAAGGCCTGGCCAGGTGGGGGGCCAGGGCCATCACCACCTTTCGCTCGCGGAGGGCCTCCCGCACCAGGCGGAGCTGCTTGGGGTTCCCTTCCTTGAAGGCCAGCTCCAGGTAGCGCACCCCCCCGTGGAGCAGCTTGGTGGAGCGGCTGCTGGTACCCATGCCGAAGTCCCCCGCCTCCACCAAGGCCGCCCGTAGGCCCCTCAGGGTGGCCTCCCACAACACCCCCGCCCCCGTGGCCCCACCCCCCAGGATCAGGAGGTCCAAAGGCCCTTTGAGCCCTTCCCAAAGCTCCTCGCGGCTTGGGCTCATC from Thermus caldifontis encodes the following:
- the ftsH gene encoding ATP-dependent zinc metalloprotease FtsH, producing the protein MPQRINPFTLIFLLLLGYLAYTAFTGPPAPTLSYTEFRKLVREGRVAEVVLEETRILGTLKEPERFPTPQGGSQVARRFAVPLPPAQVADPELLRFLEENGVKIVTKPPSFWPQFLLYLGPTVLLILFFWFFFMRAQGGAGQVMQFGQSRAKLYGKEKQVNTTFKDVAGHEEAKRELMEVVDFLKHPKKYLELGAEIPKGVLLVGPPGTGKTLLARAVAGEAGVPFFSVSASEFMEMFVGVGASRVRSLFEDARRNAPSIIFIDELDSIGRKRGAGIGGGHDEREQTLNQILSEMDGFEKDTSVIVLAATNRPDILDPALLRPGRFDRQVVVGLPALEERRDVLLVHMRGKPIAEEVDALELAHLTPGFSGADLKNLVNEAALLAARDGARQIRKEHFLKALDKIVLGLERPALKLSEEEKRAVAYHEAGHAVVGEVLPHADKTEKVSIVPRGMALGARWSKPEERVLVSKDHLMDELAVLMAGRVAEELFTGTVTTGAQDDFKRATQIAKRMVLDWGMGEHFRNIAWGSDSGPIFLGEEIAKKKDHSEETARLIDQDIRKILDEAYAKARQVLMEHAPAMHRIAEELLREETIPGERVRAILKETQAVQKASEEGA
- the ruvB gene encoding Holliday junction branch migration DNA helicase RuvB, whose amino-acid sequence is MHPDLALRPKTLDEYIGQERLKKKLRVYLEAAKARGEPLEHLLLFGPPGLGKTTLAHVIAHELGVNLRVTSGPAIEKPGDLAAILANSLEEGDILFIDEIHRLSRQAEEHLYPAMEDFKMDIVIGQGPAARTIRLELPRFTLIGATTRPGLITAPLRSRFGIVEHLEYYSLEELSEGVRRDARLLGIAITEEAALEIAKRSRGTMRVAKRLFRRVRDFAQVAGEETITRERALEALNALGLDELGLEKRDREILETLILRFGGGPVGLQTLATAISEDPGTLEEVHEPYLIQQGLLKRTPRGRVATERAYRHLGYPPPVEPLL
- a CDS encoding RrF2 family transcriptional regulator; protein product: MWVSTKAQYGLRALVEIGLRAPEAVPLKEVAEAQGISQHYLEQIAAQLRRSGFIRSVRGAKGGYRLARPPEKVTALEVVESLEGSLAPVSCIEDPEACAKVGQCSTELLWKRVDLAMRQVLGGTTLKDLIEERKLIEAKRLIQLQPTG
- a CDS encoding metal ABC transporter permease, encoding MLEALGYPFFQRALLAGLLVSLLSGFLSPFVVQRRLSFLGDGLAHAAFAGVALGLFLRGEPLWFALPFTFLVAMAITFVKEKTELSEDTAIGVFFALSVALGAVFLSQARGYVGDAMGYLFGSLLAVGPADFWAMALLLLLALLLLPLWGPLAYATFDRELALSDRVPVVFHDYLLSGFLAVSLVLAVKVVGIILVAAFLVIPGAAARLLSPTFARLTLVSLALSALSTVVGLYLSFLLDWPSGASIVLLQAALFGLAFVKTVFSGRK
- a CDS encoding metal ABC transporter ATP-binding protein, with the protein product MLALEVHHLSVRFGEFQALEGVSLKVPEGAFVAIVGPNGAGKSTLLKAILGLVPFRGEVRVLGRPLAETDPLWFGYVPQIKTFDRSFPALSLELVATGLRRRWPFRLSPGDKEEALAALRRVGAQDLAFRPLGRLSGGQLQRVYLARALIRKPKILLLDEPATGVDRVGEVDLYRYLEAYQEESGATVLMITHDWEAAHHASHVLVMNRRVVGFGPPERALSEECLRQAFGHLGHAHGLYLGGGHA
- a CDS encoding FAD-dependent oxidoreductase, coding for MSPSREELWEGLKGPLDLLILGGGATGAGVLWEATLRGLRAALVEAGDFGMGTSSRSTKLLHGGVRYLELAFKEGNPKQLRLVREALRERKVVMALAPHLARPLTLLTPLFRPLEVPYYWVGLKLYDLLAGARRLAPSRYASPKEVRVLFPDLPPTLGGILYGDGQFADHRLNLALILSALSRKAVALNYAEAAGFLLREGRVRGAVVKDRLTGKEVEVWAQAVVNATGPQADRVRRLLDPHLPPLLTPSSGAHLVLDYPLKAGLLLPRTRDGRVLFLLPWQGRALLGTTDLPAEARACPLPREEEVAYLLEEIRPYLGDLSDRVLAAWAGLRPLVGKGETKRLVRDHLIVEEKGLYTLTGGKWTTFRLMALDLVERLAKDLSLHLPPSPSQRTPLLGAGPRPFLPVPEEVAAHLYGHYGTLAGEVVALGDRPLLPGLPYLEGEVVYAVREELAQRPLDVLARRLGLALLDRKKAEEALPRVVDLMAPLLGWDEPTREALLSEARRALPALC
- the panB gene encoding 3-methyl-2-oxobutanoate hydroxymethyltransferase; this translates as MRRTVKDFRHAKGQRLVYLTAYDYPTARLAASAGVDAILVGDSLGMVVLGYPSTVPVTLEEMLHHTKAARRGAPDTFLVADLPYLSYATLDRALASAERLMKEGGADAVKLEGGEEVAEIVLGLTRAGVPVLGHVGLTPQTASQLGGYKLQGKRPEEAERILKGALALEEAGAYGVVLEMVPTGLAKEVTERLSVHTIGIGAGPYTDAQVLVFHDVVGLYGEFKPRFVKRYLEGGRLFQEALSRFVQEVREGVFPDEEHSF
- a CDS encoding DUF4388 domain-containing protein; the encoded protein is MVRATLEELDLAELLKVLADHRKSAAVTFRGRLYGRIHLLHGRILYARTEPGPHLGEYLVRLGHLSLDEVQELVERQGRENPGTPLGALALELGLIEEEELKEALEAQVLEALATLLGEKEGEILAEPLGEGSQVALPQTLETKATLLEAARRLDEWRQGQVDPHEVFHLVEDPTRHPLSPEAWAVLELLDGVRRARSVALLSGLPEEQVYHILFELKSRGLIRPSTLLADDPLVLVLAESGVVRRLLLYLLEAHRYRVQLPLDLEMALRLLKERPKAIILQGERALETARRLRGHPEGKLASLYLVSETPPGLLFRPLRVLHLPKPLKAQEVLKALAPLRRGGS
- a CDS encoding cysteine desulfurase family protein, encoding MRIYLDYAATTPLDLEVQEAMRRVEGIFGNPGSIHRFGQEARRVLEGARERIAGLLGVRPREVVFTGSGSEADALALLGVALAKGKGHVVSTEVEHSAVLGALRLLERLGFSVTRLKPDRFGLVHPEQVEEALRPDTILVSVMAANNELGTLYPIREMARIAHAHGVLFHTDAVQAVGQVPFRVDEVGADLVSLSAHKFYGPKGIGALVVRQGVDLVPLVPGKQEGGRRGGTQSPLLAQGMAVALEKALRLLPEESARLLALRRRLEAGLLSLEGVELNGHPDRRLPKLVNVTVKGADGEALLLAMDLLGVAVSSGSACSAGSLEPSHVLLAIGRSPKEARASLRFSLGRYTTEAEVDRAVEAFREAVARARA
- a CDS encoding tetratricopeptide repeat protein is translated as MRGVLEALHHGDYDTAIERLTRKALFGSKEEAKEALLLLAEVHSLYGEEGREKAHRALEEAYELGGLEYDPLYRALLGELLALEGRGEGEVRALFLPTEDPRARYHQAQALFYLGRFEEVLRTLREGLPAFLAWRAEGLKGRALERLGRYPEAALAYERGAELALGLERYWLLLDAAAMWVEAGEGERALLALEEASGAVGEEPLEDAATRHYLLARAHLLLDNPNRALEEVREALRREEESGHKAYGTPLLEGQILLRLGRYAEGMAAFREALARAEGVERGYVLHEMGVAALDHGAYLEAEEYLEALLREEGYPYQAQALADLAEALYRQGRYQEAEGMAQRAMHQGAEAAGELILGHIAYDLMHLEEALAHYRKAAELSEEGSREWVGAQEMVVDTLAQLGYRSPEEILARTQAVLPHVHPTDEWHQALLAYRERAEAILREGRRPN